One Marinobacter sp. es.048 genomic window, TTCTGAAGACGAACTGCCTGCCGATCAGGTCCAGTTTGTGGAGTTGAATGCCGAGCTGGCCGCGAAATGGCCGAACATCACCGAAAAGAAAGATCCGCTGCCAGACGCTGAAGAGTGGGATGGCAAACCTAACAAGCTTCAGTATCTGGAAAAGTAAGCGTCCGGAACTGGAATAAAAAGGGAAGCCACGGCTTCCCTTTTTCTTTGTCTGAATGTTTTTATCGAGTCAGTTACTGGCCAGCTTGGCGCCCATGGCCACGAAAAACCCACCGGTCAGGCCGTTCAGCATCCGCTTCATCTTGGCGTTCATGCCAAGGCTCCGGAAGGTGACCACCACCCACGCAAGACCGCACTGCCAGAGCATGGCCAGCAGAAAATGCACGCCGGCCAACATCAGAGACTGTTGAAAGGCGTTACCGGCCGGATCCACAAACTGTGGCAGCAACGCCATATAAAACAGGGCGGTTTTTGGATTCAGAACATTGGACAAGAGTCCCTCGCGGAACGACGCCACAATGGGGACCTTCCAGCGAACAACCTTTTCCTCTTTTGCCTCAGGTGTATCGCCACGGCGAAGGGCCTGGCGCAACGAACCGATGCCGAGCCAGACCAGGTAACAGGCGCCCGCCCACTTCAGAGCAAAGAATGCCCAGGCAGTTTCCACCAACAGAAGAGAAATACCCAAAGCCGAGAGCGTGGCATGAATGAACAGCCCGCTGCAGATGCCGACGCTGGTGACACAACCATCCCGCAAACCACCCCGCCCGGTATTACGCATCACAAGCAGGGTATCAACACCCGGCGTAATGGTAAGCAAGGTAATGGCAA contains:
- a CDS encoding LysE family translocator, whose product is MILISDLFWAYLVAITLLTITPGVDTLLVMRNTGRGGLRDGCVTSVGICSGLFIHATLSALGISLLLVETAWAFFALKWAGACYLVWLGIGSLRQALRRGDTPEAKEEKVVRWKVPIVASFREGLLSNVLNPKTALFYMALLPQFVDPAGNAFQQSLMLAGVHFLLAMLWQCGLAWVVVTFRSLGMNAKMKRMLNGLTGGFFVAMGAKLASN